A single Inediibacterium massiliense DNA region contains:
- a CDS encoding N-acetylmuramoyl-L-alanine amidase family protein has translation MNRKVIFLLFLFIVIVLVCLLSKINFLQTVFYSCEGRIVIDPGHGGVDSGTGEKFGIYEKEINLDVALRLRKLIKRDFKVTMTRDKDTSLESKSDLNDSRYKKDLHARKTMINQYGDLFVSIHVNADPYNSRTRGVKIYYYPTSDESKKLAQSIRTEVNKIVYKDSSIKAEILKEDYYVLRETKCPGVLVEIGFITNSQERKLIQNNKYKNKIAKSIYKGIKNYIKESR, from the coding sequence ATGAATAGAAAAGTTATATTTTTATTGTTTTTATTTATAGTGATTGTATTAGTATGCTTACTATCTAAAATAAATTTTTTACAAACGGTATTTTATTCTTGTGAAGGAAGAATTGTAATAGACCCAGGACATGGAGGAGTAGATAGTGGAACAGGAGAGAAATTTGGTATTTATGAAAAAGAAATCAATCTAGATGTAGCACTTAGACTAAGAAAATTAATAAAAAGAGATTTTAAAGTAACTATGACAAGAGATAAAGATACTTCTTTAGAAAGCAAAAGTGATTTAAATGATTCAAGATATAAAAAAGATTTACATGCTAGAAAGACTATGATCAACCAATATGGTGATTTATTTGTAAGTATTCATGTGAATGCTGATCCATATAATTCACGTACCAGAGGAGTTAAAATTTATTATTATCCCACATCAGATGAAAGTAAAAAATTAGCTCAGTCTATAAGAACAGAAGTAAATAAAATAGTATATAAAGATAGCTCTATCAAAGCAGAAATTTTAAAAGAGGACTATTATGTTTTAAGAGAGACCAAATGTCCAGGGGTATTAGTAGAGATAGGTTTTATAACCAATTCACAGGAGAGAAAATTAATACAAAATAACAAATACAAAAATAAAATAGCAAAATCTATTTACAAAGGAATAAAAAATTATATCAAAGAGAGCAGATAA
- a CDS encoding radical SAM/SPASM domain-containing protein, with product MIISWNTTKRCNLYCDHCYRDASNEYFSDELSTQEGKKLIEEISKAGFKILILSGGEPLMRKDLCELSHHAVKCGLIPVLGTNGTLISKDKAYELKKSGIQAAAISIDSIDEKKHDDFRKVTGSFQKAIEGIKNCIEAGIRVQINTTVTKNNQNEIIKIINWAQEMKASSCHPFFLVKVGRGKNIESQALDEKEYIKLVHKIIDQQLNVDIELKPTCAPQFMSFAKRKNISMRFSRGCIAGIGYCCILPNGQVHVCPYLPIVAGDVKKSPFHVIWKESTIFQKLREKENYKGSCRSCDHFSICGGCRARAYEETGDYMMGDPLGKYCFVKEEMK from the coding sequence ATGATTATTTCATGGAATACTACAAAGAGATGTAATCTTTATTGTGATCATTGTTATAGAGATGCATCAAATGAATATTTTTCTGATGAACTTAGTACGCAAGAAGGAAAAAAATTGATTGAAGAAATATCAAAAGCAGGTTTTAAAATCTTGATTTTAAGTGGAGGAGAACCTTTGATGAGAAAAGATTTATGTGAGCTTTCTCATCATGCAGTAAAGTGTGGACTGATTCCTGTACTTGGAACAAATGGAACACTCATTAGCAAAGACAAGGCTTATGAATTAAAAAAATCAGGAATACAAGCAGCAGCTATTAGCATAGATAGTATAGACGAAAAAAAACATGATGATTTTAGAAAAGTAACGGGAAGTTTTCAAAAGGCAATAGAAGGAATTAAAAATTGTATAGAAGCAGGAATTCGCGTACAAATCAATACAACCGTTACAAAAAATAATCAAAATGAAATTATAAAAATAATAAATTGGGCACAAGAGATGAAAGCTTCTTCTTGTCATCCATTTTTTTTAGTAAAAGTAGGAAGAGGGAAAAATATAGAAAGTCAAGCTTTGGATGAGAAAGAATATATAAAACTTGTTCATAAAATTATAGACCAACAATTAAATGTCGATATAGAACTAAAGCCAACCTGTGCACCTCAATTTATGTCCTTTGCAAAAAGAAAAAATATAAGTATGAGATTTAGTAGAGGTTGTATTGCAGGAATTGGATATTGTTGTATATTACCAAATGGACAAGTTCATGTATGTCCCTATTTGCCTATTGTAGCAGGAGATGTAAAAAAATCACCTTTTCATGTGATATGGAAAGAAAGTACGATATTCCAAAAGTTAAGAGAAAAAGAAAATTATAAAGGTTCATGTAGAAGTTGTGATCATTTTTCCATCTGTGGAGGATGTAGAGCAAGAGCTTATGAGGAGACAGGAGATTATATGATGGGAGATCCTTTAGGGAAATATTGTTTTGTAAAAGAGGAAATGAAATGA
- a CDS encoding sensor histidine kinase, with translation MKDKPLGFQIWIIITLFVILVTFVVTLVVLFTIHEFFSSGTYQFILNVQPKEIISHLSKRICKVLIVISIINITTAKFIAHYITAPLRYLEKQVRKIANKEWTTPIALDRKDEIGKLAVSIHSMQESLKSKDQEEQIFLQTVSHDLKTPIMVIHSYAQAVLDGIYLNNSLEDTVHIILKESKNLENKVKKLLYLNSLDYIMKRKIELNPISLKEVLLHIVNRLSFHHTHIHIHTSVEDIYMLGNEEELTIAFENILENNLRYAKSQIYVHCKKVNHNIKITFENDGPLIDSLILDNLFHRFYKGNNGHFGLGLFITQKIVQFHKGNIYAKNIQNGVIFTILFPESR, from the coding sequence ATGAAGGATAAACCACTAGGCTTTCAAATTTGGATCATTATTACCTTATTTGTCATCTTAGTCACTTTTGTTGTAACACTGGTAGTATTGTTTACAATTCATGAATTTTTTTCAAGTGGAACTTACCAATTTATATTAAATGTTCAACCAAAAGAAATTATAAGTCATTTATCAAAAAGAATATGTAAAGTACTCATTGTCATCTCCATCATCAATATTACTACAGCAAAATTTATTGCACACTATATTACAGCTCCTTTAAGATATCTGGAAAAGCAGGTACGAAAAATTGCAAATAAAGAGTGGACAACACCTATTGCTTTAGACCGAAAGGATGAAATTGGAAAGTTAGCTGTCTCTATTCATTCTATGCAAGAATCTTTAAAATCAAAGGATCAGGAAGAACAAATTTTTCTTCAAACAGTTTCTCATGATTTAAAAACTCCTATTATGGTTATTCATAGCTATGCACAAGCGGTTTTAGATGGGATTTATTTAAATAACTCTCTTGAAGATACAGTTCATATCATTTTAAAAGAATCTAAAAATCTTGAGAACAAAGTAAAAAAACTTCTATATCTAAATAGTTTAGATTATATTATGAAAAGAAAAATAGAACTTAATCCTATATCTTTAAAGGAAGTTCTACTACATATTGTCAATCGTTTATCTTTTCATCATACACATATTCATATCCACACCTCTGTAGAAGATATTTACATGTTAGGAAATGAAGAAGAATTAACTATCGCTTTTGAAAATATTTTAGAAAATAATCTCAGATATGCTAAATCTCAAATTTATGTTCATTGTAAAAAAGTAAACCATAATATAAAAATTACTTTTGAAAATGATGGTCCCCTTATTGATTCATTGATCTTAGACAATTTATTTCATAGATTTTATAAAGGAAATAATGGCCACTTTGGTCTTGGATTATTTATTACTCAAAAAATTGTTCAATTTCATAAAGGAAATATTTATGCTAAAAATATTCAAAATGGTGTAATATTTACCATTCTCTTTCCTGAGAGCAGATAA
- a CDS encoding alanine/glycine:cation symporter family protein → MEKILDSIVGFLWGLPLIITILFTGFYFTFGSKFFQFRYFGHIMSQTFFKLFQKSKEEENVSKGIISPLEAVSTAIGGSVGVGNMGGVATAIAVGGPGAVFWMWLMALIGMLIKTAEVTLAVYYRNTDEEGNPYGGPTYYMEKGLGEERNFKFWIIPAIIFGLGIFSTFPITLQNYTVSEAVSSTFNISMVSVAIVYVIVNYFMILGGIKHLGKIASKIVPIMCLFYILSALFIILKNASLIPSTFALIFSSAFKGTAAIGGFAGVTTAQVIRLGISRSVFSNEAGWGTSPMIHSTAKTDHPIKQGLWGGFEVFIDTMVVCTVTALLIIITGEWSSGLSGATLTLTAFESGVGTIGRQIVAIGTFLFGITTSSGWYSYYEIILRHSLKEKVQLKNNILKFYKAIYPFPGLFMVLYAVKNGLPGKYVWYFADITSAIPTFANVFAILLLSGTFFKLLKDYKARYLGIGKVDPNFRLFYEDLQKSKSTHM, encoded by the coding sequence ATGGAAAAAATTCTAGATTCAATTGTAGGTTTCTTATGGGGACTTCCTCTAATTATCACAATCTTATTTACTGGTTTTTATTTTACTTTTGGAAGTAAGTTTTTTCAATTTCGCTACTTTGGTCATATTATGTCTCAAACTTTTTTTAAATTATTTCAGAAATCTAAGGAAGAAGAAAACGTTTCGAAAGGGATCATTTCTCCTCTTGAAGCAGTAAGTACAGCTATTGGAGGATCTGTAGGTGTAGGAAACATGGGAGGAGTTGCTACTGCCATTGCCGTAGGAGGTCCAGGTGCTGTATTTTGGATGTGGCTTATGGCACTAATTGGAATGCTTATTAAAACTGCTGAAGTTACCTTGGCTGTTTATTATAGAAATACAGATGAAGAGGGAAATCCTTATGGTGGCCCTACTTATTATATGGAAAAAGGTCTGGGGGAAGAAAGAAATTTTAAATTTTGGATCATTCCTGCTATTATATTTGGTTTGGGTATTTTTTCTACTTTTCCTATTACGCTTCAAAACTATACTGTTTCAGAAGCTGTAAGTTCTACTTTTAACATCAGTATGGTCAGCGTGGCTATTGTTTATGTAATTGTTAATTATTTCATGATATTAGGTGGTATTAAACATCTTGGAAAAATTGCAAGTAAAATTGTTCCAATCATGTGTTTATTCTATATTCTATCTGCACTTTTTATCATATTAAAAAACGCATCCTTAATTCCTTCCACCTTTGCACTAATTTTTTCTAGTGCTTTTAAAGGAACAGCAGCTATTGGTGGATTTGCTGGAGTTACTACAGCACAAGTTATTCGTCTAGGCATTTCTAGATCTGTATTTAGCAACGAAGCTGGTTGGGGTACATCTCCTATGATTCACTCTACTGCAAAAACCGATCATCCAATAAAGCAAGGACTTTGGGGTGGCTTTGAAGTATTTATAGATACTATGGTTGTCTGTACAGTTACAGCATTACTCATTATTATTACTGGTGAGTGGTCTTCTGGTCTTAGTGGTGCAACTCTTACCTTAACTGCTTTTGAAAGTGGTGTAGGTACAATTGGTAGACAAATTGTTGCTATTGGTACATTTTTATTTGGTATTACTACTTCAAGTGGATGGTATTCTTATTATGAAATTATTCTTAGACATTCCCTTAAAGAAAAAGTTCAGCTTAAAAATAATATATTAAAATTTTATAAAGCTATCTATCCATTCCCAGGATTATTTATGGTTTTATATGCTGTTAAAAATGGTCTTCCTGGAAAATATGTGTGGTACTTTGCAGACATCACTTCTGCCATTCCAACCTTTGCAAATGTATTTGCCATTTTATTACTGTCAGGAACCTTCTTTAAATTATTAAAAGATTACAAAGCAAGATACCTAGGAATTGGAAAAGTAGATCCAAATTTCAGATTATTTTACGAAGACTTACAAAAATCAAAATCTACACATATGTAG
- the yfcE gene encoding phosphodiesterase gives MKLFFISDIHGSLYYLKKALEAYEREEADYIVILGDALYHGPRNALPKDYDPKEVAKVLNQYQQKIIAVRGNCDSEVDQMMIDYPMMGEYAIVFYENKKLFLTHGHIYHKNNLPKLSKGDVLIHGHTHIPVLEKLDDFYLFNPGSISLPKENNPPTYGILKNKKIQIKDLDFNVISSMDI, from the coding sequence ATGAAATTGTTTTTTATTTCTGATATACATGGTTCATTATATTATCTAAAGAAGGCTTTAGAGGCTTATGAAAGAGAAGAAGCAGATTATATAGTAATATTAGGAGATGCCTTATACCATGGTCCTAGAAATGCTCTTCCAAAGGACTATGATCCAAAAGAAGTAGCAAAAGTTTTAAATCAATATCAACAAAAAATTATAGCAGTAAGAGGAAATTGTGATAGTGAAGTAGATCAAATGATGATTGATTATCCTATGATGGGAGAGTATGCTATTGTTTTTTATGAAAATAAAAAATTGTTTTTAACTCATGGGCATATCTATCACAAAAACAATCTTCCTAAATTGTCTAAAGGAGATGTACTTATTCATGGACATACGCATATTCCAGTATTAGAAAAACTAGATGATTTTTATCTTTTTAATCCAGGGTCTATCTCTTTACCAAAAGAAAATAATCCTCCTACCTATGGTATATTAAAAAATAAAAAAATACAAATAAAAGATTTAGATTTTAATGTGATTTCATCTATGGATATATAA
- a CDS encoding late competence development ComFB family protein, whose product MPKNYMEDVVNHLLPSILENFENICLCKQCVEDIKALALNHLSPLYVSSSEGYSYAKSNELDRQFQINVTQKIVEAIEIVQNNKRHD is encoded by the coding sequence ATGCCTAAAAATTATATGGAAGATGTAGTAAATCATCTCTTACCCTCTATTTTAGAAAATTTCGAAAATATATGTTTATGCAAACAATGTGTAGAAGATATTAAAGCACTAGCCCTAAATCATCTTTCTCCTTTATATGTATCTAGCTCTGAAGGTTATTCTTATGCAAAATCTAATGAATTAGATAGACAATTTCAAATTAATGTTACTCAAAAAATTGTAGAAGCCATTGAAATTGTTCAAAATAATAAAAGACATGACTAA
- a CDS encoding response regulator transcription factor gives MAYQVYLVEDEENLNSILKMYLEKEGYEVKSFLDGKTALEKVCNPPHLWILDIMLPDINGYTLLKKIKEFDSSTPTIFISARNQDLDRVIGLELGSDDYISKPFLPRELVIKTQNLLKLTYEPNCLSYKPFIQLNNYSINYEKHMVTYNNQPIDLSSKEFDLLILMAKNLNHAFSREQILEKVWDDNYYGSDRVVDDTIRRLRKKLPHLSIETIYGFGYRMLNNEG, from the coding sequence ATGGCTTATCAAGTTTATTTAGTAGAAGATGAAGAAAACTTAAATTCTATTTTAAAAATGTATCTTGAAAAAGAAGGATATGAAGTAAAAAGTTTTTTAGATGGCAAAACTGCTCTAGAAAAAGTATGTAATCCTCCTCATTTATGGATTCTAGATATTATGCTTCCTGATATTAATGGCTATACTCTATTAAAAAAAATAAAAGAATTCGATTCTTCTACTCCTACTATATTTATTTCTGCCAGAAATCAAGATTTGGATCGAGTAATTGGATTGGAACTTGGTAGTGATGATTATATCTCAAAGCCTTTTTTACCAAGAGAATTAGTCATCAAAACTCAAAATCTTTTAAAACTTACTTATGAACCTAATTGTCTATCTTATAAACCTTTCATTCAACTTAACAATTACTCTATCAATTATGAAAAACATATGGTCACATACAATAATCAACCTATTGACCTTTCAAGCAAGGAATTTGACCTTTTAATACTTATGGCTAAGAATTTAAATCATGCCTTTTCAAGAGAACAAATTCTAGAAAAAGTATGGGATGACAACTATTATGGATCTGATAGAGTGGTAGATGATACCATTCGAAGATTACGAAAAAAATTACCTCACCTATCTATTGAAACCATTTACGGATTTGGATATAGGATGTTAAATAATGAAGGATAA
- a CDS encoding Lrp/AsnC family transcriptional regulator — protein sequence MTKEEKMILNELQKGIPLEKRPFLKIANKLQLSEEKIIQGIYSLQEKGYIRRFGAIVDVNQLGVKSTLVGMKVRKEDMEKVANIVSSYEGVTHNYERDHIYNLWFTLMESSHEKLEETLKEIKERTKVEMIHLPSEKKHKTNVFFKFE from the coding sequence ATGACAAAAGAAGAAAAAATGATTTTAAATGAATTGCAAAAGGGCATTCCCTTAGAAAAAAGACCTTTTTTAAAAATAGCAAATAAACTTCAATTAAGTGAAGAAAAGATTATCCAAGGGATTTATTCTTTACAGGAAAAAGGATATATAAGAAGGTTTGGAGCCATTGTAGATGTCAATCAATTAGGTGTTAAAAGTACCCTTGTGGGAATGAAGGTAAGAAAAGAAGATATGGAAAAAGTAGCAAATATAGTAAGTTCCTATGAAGGTGTTACCCATAATTATGAAAGAGATCACATTTATAATTTATGGTTTACATTGATGGAATCATCCCATGAAAAATTAGAAGAAACGTTAAAAGAAATAAAAGAAAGAACAAAGGTAGAAATGATTCATCTTCCTTCTGAAAAAAAACACAAAACCAATGTATTTTTTAAGTTTGAATAA
- a CDS encoding amidohydrolase, whose product MDLILKNGKIATLDSKNSIVEAIGVKDGKIIVLGKNHEVLEYKEKDTKVIDVDQKLVLPGFQDGHMHMLNYGYTKQKLILNECASIQDLIEKGKKFILSKNIQKGKWLLGRGWNQDYFIDPVFPNQGNLDEISKEHPICYTRVCGHIAVANTYAINMLKNRYGKIDNENIDWELGIFKESALEMLYGMIDIPSVEDIEKMLMDASLDLIKCGITSVQTDDFDAMPDRDFKKVLKAYEGLIQKDKLPIRVYEQCLLPRKEQLTEFLNLGYHTGYGNEKFRIGPLKLLLDGSLGARTAFMRDGYADDPSTKGICVYTQDQLNKIVFYAHENGMQIAIHAIGDEAMYMALDSFLYANQRLKREDSRHGIVHCQITNKEIINRLSKENILAYIQPIFLDYDLHIVEDRVGVQKAKETYNWKSMLEKGVKVIGGSDAPVVDFNIMKNIYSAVTRQDLKGNPEGGWLPNEKLSIEEGIKLFTKYPPFASFEESQKGILEVGKLADMVILSEDLYTIKEEEIKNVDVLMTIVGGKIIYER is encoded by the coding sequence ATGGATTTAATTTTAAAAAATGGAAAAATTGCAACATTAGATTCAAAAAATTCAATTGTAGAAGCAATAGGTGTGAAAGATGGCAAAATTATAGTACTTGGAAAAAATCATGAAGTTTTAGAATATAAAGAGAAAGATACAAAAGTTATAGATGTAGATCAAAAATTAGTTTTACCAGGATTTCAAGATGGACATATGCATATGCTCAATTATGGATATACGAAACAAAAGCTTATATTAAATGAATGTGCATCTATTCAAGATTTAATAGAAAAAGGGAAAAAATTCATATTATCAAAAAATATTCAAAAAGGAAAATGGCTTTTAGGAAGGGGCTGGAATCAAGATTATTTTATAGATCCAGTATTTCCTAATCAAGGGAATTTAGATGAAATTTCTAAGGAACATCCCATCTGTTATACAAGGGTTTGTGGTCATATAGCTGTTGCTAATACTTATGCAATAAATATGTTAAAAAATAGATATGGAAAAATAGATAATGAAAATATTGATTGGGAATTAGGAATTTTTAAAGAAAGTGCTTTAGAAATGCTTTATGGAATGATTGATATACCTAGTGTAGAAGACATTGAAAAAATGCTTATGGATGCATCACTAGATTTAATAAAGTGTGGGATTACTTCAGTTCAAACAGATGATTTTGATGCTATGCCAGATCGAGATTTTAAAAAAGTATTAAAGGCGTATGAAGGATTAATCCAAAAGGATAAACTTCCTATTAGGGTGTATGAACAATGCCTTTTGCCGAGAAAGGAACAATTAACAGAATTTTTGAATTTAGGGTATCATACAGGATATGGAAATGAAAAATTTAGGATAGGACCGTTAAAGCTTTTATTAGATGGATCATTAGGAGCAAGAACTGCTTTTATGAGAGATGGATATGCAGATGATCCTTCAACTAAGGGAATTTGTGTTTATACTCAAGATCAATTAAATAAAATTGTTTTTTATGCTCATGAAAATGGGATGCAGATTGCTATACATGCTATTGGAGATGAAGCTATGTATATGGCTTTAGATAGTTTTTTATATGCAAATCAAAGATTGAAAAGAGAAGATTCAAGACATGGAATTGTTCATTGTCAGATTACCAATAAAGAAATTATAAACCGATTGAGTAAGGAAAATATTCTTGCTTATATTCAGCCTATATTTTTAGATTATGATTTACATATCGTAGAAGATCGAGTAGGAGTACAAAAAGCAAAAGAAACATATAACTGGAAGTCTATGCTTGAAAAAGGAGTTAAAGTCATAGGAGGATCTGATGCGCCTGTAGTAGATTTTAATATTATGAAAAATATCTATTCTGCTGTAACGAGACAGGATTTAAAGGGTAATCCAGAAGGAGGATGGCTTCCTAATGAAAAATTATCAATAGAGGAAGGAATAAAATTATTTACAAAATATCCTCCATTTGCATCTTTTGAAGAAAGTCAAAAAGGAATTTTAGAAGTAGGTAAATTGGCAGATATGGTTATTCTATCAGAGGATTTGTATACAATAAAGGAAGAAGAGATTAAGAATGTAGATGTTTTAATGACTATTGTAGGGGGTAAAATAATATATGAAAGATAA
- a CDS encoding radical SAM/SPASM domain-containing protein, with the protein MIDITKLLSTHIEKESIRYADTCSNMHTGTNKGFGPVVAWNITKRCNYSCKHCYSASNNQRGDNELSLYEIKNIIDQFKKANTPVILLSGGEPLIRDDIFSIIEYIRNKKIHVSLSTNGSLIDKETAFSLKKLGIGYVGISMDGTKDTNDFFRGTKGAFENSIKAIENCKRAGQKVGLRFTLQKSNYKEVKDILRVMEDMDIQRICFYHLVPSGRGKEIKDQMLSHEQTKEVVDTIYEYAKKVKGKREVLTVANHTDGPYIYLKTKKEDPSKAQNIYDHLLKNGGNRSGMAICNIDWQGNVYPDQFSKFLLLGNIRQHSFEEIWIKNPVLYELRNRKEKLKGRCRNCKWLSICNGNLRARAYAIYENLWAEDPACYLEDKEI; encoded by the coding sequence ATGATTGACATCACCAAATTATTATCTACACATATTGAGAAAGAGTCTATAAGATATGCAGATACTTGTTCAAATATGCATACAGGAACAAATAAAGGATTTGGGCCTGTAGTGGCTTGGAATATTACTAAGAGATGTAATTATTCATGTAAACATTGTTATTCTGCCTCCAATAATCAAAGGGGAGACAATGAATTAAGTTTATATGAAATAAAGAATATCATAGATCAATTTAAAAAAGCCAATACCCCTGTAATTTTACTATCAGGAGGAGAGCCCTTAATTCGTGATGATATATTTTCTATTATAGAGTATATAAGAAATAAAAAAATTCATGTAAGTTTATCTACAAATGGAAGTTTAATTGACAAAGAAACTGCCTTTTCTTTAAAAAAATTAGGAATTGGCTATGTAGGCATTAGTATGGATGGAACAAAGGATACAAATGATTTTTTTAGAGGAACAAAAGGAGCTTTTGAAAATTCTATAAAAGCCATTGAAAACTGTAAAAGAGCAGGACAAAAGGTAGGTCTTAGATTTACCCTTCAAAAGTCTAATTATAAAGAAGTAAAGGATATACTAAGAGTTATGGAAGATATGGATATACAAAGAATTTGTTTTTATCACTTAGTTCCATCTGGAAGAGGAAAAGAAATAAAAGATCAAATGTTATCTCATGAACAGACGAAGGAAGTAGTAGATACGATCTATGAATATGCAAAGAAGGTAAAGGGTAAAAGAGAAGTATTAACAGTTGCCAATCATACAGATGGCCCTTATATTTATTTAAAGACGAAGAAAGAAGATCCTTCTAAAGCTCAAAATATATATGATCATCTACTAAAAAATGGAGGTAATCGCTCAGGAATGGCTATTTGCAACATAGATTGGCAAGGAAATGTTTATCCAGATCAATTTAGTAAATTTTTATTATTAGGAAATATAAGACAACATAGTTTTGAAGAAATATGGATCAAAAATCCAGTATTATATGAGTTAAGAAACCGGAAAGAAAAATTAAAAGGAAGATGTAGAAACTGTAAATGGCTAAGTATTTGTAATGGAAATTTAAGAGCAAGGGCATATGCCATTTATGAAAACTTGTGGGCAGAAGATCCAGCCTGTTATTTGGAGGATAAAGAAATATGA
- a CDS encoding alanine/glycine:cation symporter family protein: MERILDTLVSYLWDVPLIFAILFTGLYFTICSNFFQLQYFPHIIKETFGKYLNLSRSHHFKGMISPLEAVSTAIGSSVGVGNIGGVATAISVGGPGSVFWMWIIAFIGMIIKTVEVSLSVYYRNTDEEGNTYGGPTYYIEKGIGREMNFHHWFLPAFIFGLGIFSTFFITLQNYSASEALSSTFHLDMTSVSMAYVLFTYLMIFGGIRHLGKVSSIVVPCMCLFYIFSGIIIILKHYYNIIPSIQLIFTSAFSGTAPIGGFSGAAVSQVIRMGVARSVFSSEFGWGTSPMIHSTAKTEHPVKQGLWGAFEVFVDTMIICTTTALVIIITGEWSSGQTGAVLALNAFEKGIGSFGRNIVAIGVFLFGITTSSAWYSYYEILLRHFFHGQIHQKNVILKYYKFLYPFPGLFMVLYVVNYGLPGKYIWYFADVTTAIPTFINIFSILILSNKFLELLKDYKARYLHKGTIDSEFHIFYEDDEIL; this comes from the coding sequence ATGGAAAGAATCTTAGACACATTGGTAAGTTATTTATGGGATGTTCCTTTAATCTTTGCAATTTTATTTACTGGACTTTATTTTACAATATGTAGCAATTTTTTTCAACTACAATATTTTCCACATATTATCAAAGAAACCTTTGGAAAATATTTAAATCTATCAAGAAGTCATCATTTCAAAGGAATGATCTCTCCTCTTGAAGCTGTAAGTACAGCTATTGGAAGTTCTGTTGGTGTGGGAAATATCGGAGGAGTTGCCACAGCAATTTCCGTTGGAGGTCCTGGCTCTGTATTTTGGATGTGGATTATAGCATTTATTGGAATGATTATTAAAACAGTAGAAGTAAGTTTATCTGTTTATTATAGAAATACAGATGAAGAAGGAAATACTTATGGAGGACCTACTTATTATATTGAAAAAGGTATTGGAAGAGAAATGAACTTTCATCATTGGTTTTTACCAGCCTTCATCTTTGGATTAGGTATTTTTTCTACTTTTTTTATTACTCTTCAAAATTATAGTGCTTCTGAAGCTTTAAGCTCTACTTTTCATCTAGATATGACTAGTGTGTCCATGGCTTATGTCCTATTTACATACCTTATGATCTTTGGAGGCATTCGCCATCTTGGGAAAGTATCTAGTATCGTTGTCCCTTGTATGTGTTTATTTTACATATTTTCAGGAATCATCATTATTTTAAAACATTATTATAATATTATTCCTTCTATTCAATTAATTTTTACTAGTGCGTTTTCTGGTACTGCCCCCATAGGAGGTTTTAGTGGTGCTGCTGTTTCCCAAGTAATTCGCATGGGAGTGGCTCGATCTGTATTTAGTAGTGAATTTGGATGGGGTACTTCTCCTATGATTCATTCTACTGCAAAGACTGAACATCCTGTTAAGCAAGGTCTATGGGGAGCATTTGAAGTTTTTGTAGATACTATGATCATTTGTACTACTACTGCTTTAGTAATTATTATTACAGGCGAATGGTCCTCGGGCCAAACAGGAGCAGTGCTTGCTTTAAATGCTTTTGAAAAAGGGATTGGTTCCTTTGGAAGAAATATTGTTGCCATAGGTGTATTTTTATTTGGCATTACTACTTCAAGTGCTTGGTATTCTTATTATGAAATTCTTTTAAGACATTTTTTTCATGGACAAATCCATCAAAAAAATGTCATCCTAAAATATTATAAATTTCTTTATCCTTTTCCTGGACTTTTTATGGTTTTATATGTAGTAAACTATGGACTTCCTGGAAAATACATATGGTATTTTGCAGATGTTACAACTGCTATTCCTACTTTCATTAACATTTTTTCTATTCTTATTTTAAGCAACAAATTCCTTGAGCTCTTAAAAGACTATAAAGCTAGATATCTTCACAAAGGAACTATTGATTCTGAATTTCATATTTTTTATGAAGATGATGAAATTTTGTGA